The Dehalogenimonas lykanthroporepellens BL-DC-9 genome includes a window with the following:
- a CDS encoding orotate phosphoribosyltransferase (KEGG: det:DET1193 orotate phosphoribosyltransferase~TIGRFAM: orotate phosphoribosyltransferase~PFAM: phosphoribosyltransferase), with product MTDDRLSRERIEELFISSGAVLKGHFKLTSGRHSAVYWEKFRVIENPAAAVPLCGLIAEHFAGKGVELVVGPTTGGIILAFETARQMGLPAAFAEKLETGERAFRRGFRIPAGRRVLVVDDVLTTGKSIREVLDALAGYQAEVVGIGVLVDRSGGGLDFDGLPLYGCLEASAPSYSPEDCPLCRQGEPLTKPGSS from the coding sequence ATGACGGATGACAGACTGAGCCGGGAGCGCATCGAAGAGCTGTTTATCAGTTCCGGCGCCGTGCTCAAAGGTCATTTCAAGCTGACCTCCGGGCGGCATTCGGCGGTTTACTGGGAAAAGTTTCGCGTCATTGAGAATCCGGCCGCGGCGGTGCCGTTGTGCGGTCTGATAGCCGAGCATTTTGCCGGCAAGGGTGTCGAACTGGTTGTCGGACCGACTACCGGCGGTATCATCCTGGCTTTTGAAACAGCCCGGCAGATGGGTTTACCGGCGGCTTTCGCTGAAAAATTAGAAACAGGGGAACGCGCCTTCAGGCGTGGCTTCCGTATCCCGGCCGGACGCCGGGTGCTGGTGGTGGATGATGTTTTAACCACTGGTAAGAGTATCCGGGAAGTCCTGGATGCTCTGGCTGGGTACCAGGCTGAAGTGGTCGGTATCGGGGTGCTGGTGGATCGTTCCGGCGGCGGGCTGGATTTCGACGGTCTGCCGCTGTACGGCTGTCTGGAAGCCTCGGCTCCTTCTTACAGCCCCGAGGACTGCCCCTTGTGCCGGCAGGGGGAGCCGCTGACCAAACCCGGGAGCAGTTAA
- a CDS encoding signal peptidase I (KEGG: dev:DhcVS_975 signal peptidase I~TIGRFAM: signal peptidase I~PFAM: Peptidase S24/S26A/S26B, conserved region) — translation MKAVKAALIELAYVLVGALAIFILFQFTLLNSIVDGTSMDPNMKDADRLLVSKVAYAFGDPQRGDIIVFPSPYNDGREFIKRIIGLPGETVEVIDGFIYINGELLDERYIVNRDSRTIAPVTIPEGEYYVRGDNRPVSLDSSQGWTIEREDIHGKAWFIFWPLGSFGGAPNHKFEETGETAFLPATSVGVLG, via the coding sequence TTGAAAGCTGTCAAAGCCGCACTGATTGAACTTGCCTACGTTCTGGTCGGGGCGCTGGCCATATTCATCCTGTTTCAGTTCACTTTGCTGAATTCCATCGTGGACGGCACCAGTATGGACCCCAACATGAAGGACGCTGACCGTCTGCTGGTGAGCAAGGTCGCCTATGCCTTTGGCGACCCACAGCGGGGAGACATCATTGTATTTCCGTCACCGTACAATGACGGGCGTGAGTTCATCAAGCGCATAATCGGTCTGCCCGGTGAAACAGTCGAGGTAATTGACGGTTTCATCTACATTAACGGTGAATTGCTCGATGAGCGTTATATCGTCAATCGGGATTCCCGCACCATCGCTCCGGTGACGATTCCCGAAGGCGAGTACTACGTGCGGGGCGATAACCGCCCGGTAAGCCTGGATTCATCGCAGGGCTGGACCATTGAGCGGGAGGATATTCACGGCAAGGCCTGGTTCATCTTCTGGCCCTTGGGTAGCTTCGGCGGCGCCCCCAATCACAAATTCGAGGAAACCGGCGAGACGGCTTTCCTGCCGGCAACGTCTGTAGGAGTCCTCGGATGA
- a CDS encoding conserved hypothetical protein (KEGG: deg:DehalGT_0802 hypothetical protein): MPYCSKCGTAISDGDEFCKSCGTNLQNKPATKKEDDVVRPQESPPTIAKHPVYEPNFPPPATPPSSPPLSSRTSTKKSNNIEILLSVFLGLAIIGAGILGFLYFDATNTIDVRDQTIGELNSDISNLQSQLSDSEFELTTTKNDFQDLNDQLSTTINQLTTTQDQLTEIQSKYPLKNFSSLFQLQAWANNHIQPYQQYANGTYAGALEIQEAAMNEGYLVSACLEETSSGLYFISMQAMIGSTLYWWHPEDGNVYLYLNNIN, encoded by the coding sequence ATGCCATATTGTTCAAAATGCGGAACAGCCATTAGTGACGGCGACGAATTCTGTAAATCATGCGGTACTAATCTACAAAATAAACCTGCCACAAAAAAAGAGGATGATGTTGTCCGACCTCAAGAAAGCCCACCAACTATTGCCAAACATCCCGTATATGAACCTAATTTCCCTCCTCCGGCAACTCCACCATCTTCTCCACCGCTGTCATCTCGTACATCTACAAAGAAATCAAATAATATAGAAATACTTCTATCGGTCTTTTTGGGTTTAGCAATAATTGGGGCAGGAATTCTTGGTTTTTTATATTTTGATGCAACCAACACAATTGATGTTCGTGATCAAACAATCGGTGAGTTGAATAGTGATATATCAAATCTGCAATCACAATTGTCTGATTCAGAATTTGAATTGACAACCACCAAAAATGACTTCCAAGATTTGAATGACCAATTAAGCACAACGATAAATCAACTAACAACTACTCAAGATCAGCTTACGGAAATTCAGTCCAAATATCCACTCAAGAATTTTTCATCGCTTTTCCAATTACAAGCATGGGCAAACAACCATATCCAACCATATCAACAGTATGCCAATGGAACATATGCAGGAGCTCTGGAAATCCAAGAGGCTGCCATGAATGAAGGGTACTTGGTTTCGGCTTGTTTGGAAGAAACCTCTTCTGGATTATATTTTATAAGTATGCAGGCAATGATTGGGTCAACACTTTATTGGTGGCACCCAGAAGATGGGAATGTATATTTGTACTTGAATAACATCAATTAG